The genomic interval GCTGTTAACGGCGCCTCGACACTGGGGCCCGAGGTGACGCGCCGAGATTTTTGTCAGGGCGCGCTGATGGGGGCGGCGGCTTGGTCAGTTGGTGCGCCGAGTTTTGCCGCGGAGGCTGCAGATTATCCGCCGCTGAAAACCGGTATGCGCGGCGCTCATATTGGCTCCTTTGAGGTTGCTCATGGTTTGGCGCGGGAGGGCAAGGTGTGGCTTAGCCCGAATAATTATGTCGACCCTGAGTACGATGTGGTGATTGTCGGCGCGGGCATCAGCGGCCTCGCCACGGCTTATTTCTACCAGCAGGCCATGGGCCCCGCGGCGAAGATATTGTTGCTCGACAACCACGACGATTTTGGTGGCCACGCCAAGCGCAATGAGTTTACCGTCGAGGGCAAAACCCTGATTGGCTATGGCGGCAGTCAGTCGATCGACTCGCCGGGCAGTTACAGTAAAAGCGCGAAACAATTACTGCTCGATCTCGGCGTCGAGACCGAGCGCTTTTATACCCTGTTCGACCGCGATTATTTTCGCCAGCGCAAGCTAACCAAAGGTTTATTTTTAACTGAAAATTTTTTTGGCAAACGCTGCTTTTTAGCGCAAGACTTTGTCTATAACTGGGAGGCAGATCAGGCTAAGGCTACCGAGGCTGCCATCGACGAGCTACCGTTTTCGGATCAGGAGCGCGCCAGCCTTTCGCAATTATTGTTTTCCAGCGCAGATTTTTTAGCGCCGATGACGGTGGATGAAAAACTCTCCTATCTGCTAAAAAATAGCTATTCCACCTACTTAACCGACAAGCTGCACATACCCGCGAAAGTGTTGGCCTTGGTGGAGGAGCGGTTGGACGGCTGGTGGGGGTTGGGTACCGATGCGCTTTCGGCCATGGAGGCCTACCGCAACGACTTGCCTGGCTTTAGCGGTTTAGGTCTGCCCGCGCCCGAGCTTGAGCACGGTGACGAGCCGTATATTTTTCACTTTCCCGATGGCAACGCGAGTCTCGCCCGGCTGTTGGTGCGCAAATTGATTCCGTCTGTAGCCGCGGGCGATAGTATGGATGACATTGTTAAAGCGGCCTTTGATTACGCCCAGCTAGACGTCAAAAGCCACGCCGTTAAATTGCGCTTAAACAGCACCGTGGTGCGCGCTGAAAATAATCAGAGTGGTGTGGATGTCACCTATGTGCAGGCCGGTGCAGCCTACAAAGTTAAGGCGAAAGCGGCCGTTATGGCCTGCTATAACGCGATGATTCCCCATCTCTGCCCGCAGTTGCCACCGGTGCAAAAACAGGCGTTGGCCGAGCAGGTGAAGGTGCCCATGGCCTACGTCAATGTGGCACTGAAAAATTGGCGCGCCCTAGCCAAAGCTGGCGTGCGCGAGGTGAATTGCCCGCGCAGCTTTTTTACCTGGGTGACCATGGACTTTCCGGTGTC from Simiduia curdlanivorans carries:
- a CDS encoding FAD-dependent oxidoreductase, whose translation is MTDKPASASGAKAVNGASTLGPEVTRRDFCQGALMGAAAWSVGAPSFAAEAADYPPLKTGMRGAHIGSFEVAHGLAREGKVWLSPNNYVDPEYDVVIVGAGISGLATAYFYQQAMGPAAKILLLDNHDDFGGHAKRNEFTVEGKTLIGYGGSQSIDSPGSYSKSAKQLLLDLGVETERFYTLFDRDYFRQRKLTKGLFLTENFFGKRCFLAQDFVYNWEADQAKATEAAIDELPFSDQERASLSQLLFSSADFLAPMTVDEKLSYLLKNSYSTYLTDKLHIPAKVLALVEERLDGWWGLGTDALSAMEAYRNDLPGFSGLGLPAPELEHGDEPYIFHFPDGNASLARLLVRKLIPSVAAGDSMDDIVKAAFDYAQLDVKSHAVKLRLNSTVVRAENNQSGVDVTYVQAGAAYKVKAKAAVMACYNAMIPHLCPQLPPVQKQALAEQVKVPMAYVNVALKNWRALAKAGVREVNCPRSFFTWVTMDFPVSMGGYAYAQSEHEPVLLHMPFYPKSLGQGLAAKQQYRLGRYRLLALSFADFEREVVAQLTAMFAPFGFDAKRDISAITVNRWPHGYAYEYVDLFDPAYGPGEAPHERARRPFGRIHIGNSDSQAFAYVDGAIDAARRVVDEILA